The nucleotide sequence TGACGACCCATTTTTTCCGAACAACGTAAAACAAATACATTTATCCAATACGAAATTTAAATGATAAACTGGCGTAAGCTTACCTCGCAGACATGGGAGACCAACATATGGCACTACATAATCACGACCAAATGACGGTCTAATCTTAGCCTCAAAATGAGCAACAGACAACCTGAGGTACGTATGCGCCAGAACAGCGCAGCCTTAGCTAAGGCTATCATAAACGTGTTCATTCTCAAGCTGAGTCAATATAAACAGATCTACATGTGTGCTTCTCTTATCGCAAAACAAGCACGGACGAGCAAGTACGCGACAAAACATCGCGTCCTTTGCAACGCCTCAAATTGTGTAACAGGGATAGACTGGTTGTTTATATATGATCATGGAGGCTACTGAGCTACACTTTTGACTTTTCTATTTCTAGAAGGAAGCCAAATAATCTCTGGCAGAATTTGGGGGGTCCTAGGGTATGCCATCTGATCCCGTGACAAGATCACCGTCTACACGTAGACCTAACAGGACCTCTACATCTTGTAATGTTATGGTGGCCTCTCCCATGGAGAAGAGGAACGTGTGCATCTCAGGCCGCCAACGCTCAACCAATGTTGTAATCAAATGACGGTCGTAAGGGATTTTACTGGTCCTCGAGAACAATCCGAACCCAAGCCTGTCTATTTGGTCTTTGACGTTATCTGGACATTAATCCACATTTTCCAGTAAATCCCAGATAAATTTGTTCGACTTTCGGACATCCAATTACTTGTCATACAACTTGGAGGAACGAAAAATATGAGCGGATCTATGGTGCGGTTGCATCCACAAATGATCGCCCTGTGCAGGTCCCTGCAAAACCCATGATGATCTCTCTGATCCACCTGACGTAGACGCCTCCATAACCTAAACgtgaataaattttttttattaagtctatAAAATACAACAATATAATAAATAAGGATTATTAACGTAAGCCattcacacacaaaaaaaaaaaaaagtctgatTTGAAAACTTTTTGAACTATAAGGATTCGATTTTATAGGGACCAAAtcgtatttaaaatttatataatatcaCAATTCATTCCTCATAGTTGCGGCAATAACACAATTGAATCCTCATTTTCCATAAACTTACAATCATATCCTTTTAGTAATGCAAAATTACATTTTGGTATTCACATTTCATCATAATTTTATACAAGTCCTAATGTATCTATTAAATTATATTTCGGACCTCATtctttattatatttataattgaaTCATTAATCTCCATATAAATTATAAATCGATCCTCATACTTTCAAATAATATTTAATTCAGTCCTTACACTTTCGATAAATAATAATTTGGCGctcatattttttttatgaataaacCAATCTTAaacttaaaataaataattaattaatttcaaAATAAATTTACACTCTAAAATTTTTTAAAGATAGACATCAACAAACCAAAAATccgctaaattttttttaaaataaattaatTTCATATATTAACCTGAAATACAATAACATCTAATGTTACTTTGAGTAATAGGATTTTTGATTCCGTCTATTTACGAATCAAaattaagaaaataaaataaataaatcgtACCTTATAAGTAAGGAGAAGAATGAAGTGTTGTAGAGAGAGAATGGAAAATTAAAATTGACGGAGAAGATTATCGCCTGATTTTCTAAGAAGAGAGACCTAGAGTTTTTTATCCTTCTGTTAGAGAGAGTTTGTTGCAGAAGTGAGAATGACGGGAGACCGAAAGAGACATGAAATAAAAATATCATTACCCATCATTATCTTATCATGAGCACGTGTAATCTCCGGGTGAGAAGTTTGGATTGTGTTTGGATAGGACCACTAAGTTCGAGTTTTGATAACCCGATTATGCAGAAGATCGAGTTTTGATTACACGTTTTTGCACAAGATCGAGTTTTGAAAACTCGAATTTGATGATCCTATCAAGACTTCTCACCCTGAACTTACACGTTGCCATGATGATGGTGCAATGATCAAAATTGAGTATTCAGAACTCGAGtttaactttaatctttgttaatcttGATTAATTCTTAATTAATCATGAAATTAAATGCGAAGTTTGAGTTTTCAAGACTCGAGCTCTCTATTTCTGTCCACCATTTGAAAATCACCACATATTATGTCTATCTTTTAGGATTGGTCATTAGTTTTGTAATTAACTCCTAATATTTGTGATTTCACACATATCAAGAAAACATGTTTATAAGGTCATTTTtcaatataattatgattatatagACTAAAAAATCATCATGGAgacatgagggtgaagatggtgaaaTTAGTGAGGTAGAGTGCATATAGGACATGATGATGAAGTTGGTGAGAGTATAATGgataaacataattaatattcctCAAAATTATCAAAATTTACAtctaatttaaaataaaaaattatatttattttaacatCTAATTTGAGACGGAGGAGTATAAAACTACAATGTGATCAAGTGTAGTAtattatgtgtatgtgtatgtggaTGCATGGgaatatataattaaaaaaaaagacgAAATAATTAAGAAATGAGGCAGAATTACTACATGTGATTTGCCTGTTTTGATGCATGTGAGGTGATGATAATGACAAATGAAGGGACAAACTGTGCAGGGTACTAGAACTCGTGGGTCCTAAAATAAATtcctataattaaattattatatgaTTTCATTTGGAGCTTATAAGCATTAATGTATTTGGGACATTGTGaccaatattatgtatatatataccccACCCCAAGAGCTAGCAATGTACTCGATCGATCAATATATATTCGAGCAGCTCTCGATCAGATTTTACTTGATCAAACActccgtatatatgtatatattgattgATTCAACACGCAAAAGATATATATCCGGCCTATTTCTGTTTAAATATATCGATCGTTTACGAACATTTAAGTGATACAGCCAAAGAAACTCAACTAGAAGGGAAATGCGTTCATTTAACCAGTCTTTGAGAAGCTTATATATATATGAGCTATAGCTTACAGGGATCGAGTTGTACAATGTCGACTTAATCAGTTTCTGAGTTAATTAGGACATGACGGTAACAAAATATGAGGACAGTTTTTTCGATCGATCGATCAGCAACTTTCCTTGAGAAAGAGGATAAGAGTCGCGGGCTAGTAGTACGTACTATATATGTATACTAcatgtacatttttttttatttttatttttgatgaAAATACTACATGTACATGGATGAGCTAAGTCTAGATGAGCGAGAATACCTTTTCGCTAGTGAAATGATGTAAGAAAAATAGTTAAAAGGGTATTTTTTCCAACATGACATACATATTAGCAACTGCTCATCTAATTAAAACTAAGTCCCCACTGTTTCTTTTGTTTCCATTGTCCGCAAGCTCTAGCAGAGAGAGAACAATGCTGACTCTTATTTATAAACAACTTTTCAACATAAATCATGACCATATATATCTTTTAAGAGACGCCTTTTTTCTGTTGTACTTGAAAAAAATGAAAAGAAACCCATTCACGTAGTCTCTAGCCAATTACTTCACACACAAACTACTAGTACTGTATACTATACAAGCATGAGGCAGCCGTCTTGGTCTATTCAACTGATTTCAATATATTTTAGATTGTTGAATGAATATATAATTTCCCAATCCGCAATTGTTTAAGAACAGCTAAGAAAATCGACTCTCTTTCATAAATCTCAATGGTATCTACTACGAATAACGATAAAGTAAGTATTAAATAgatgaaatttttattttttaaatttattaaaaaattaatatatctAATCATCATTATTATCTATCATTATTATCTAGATACATCAAATTTATAATAAACTTAAAAAGTAAAAATGTCGACTATTTGTATACAGAAGTATATTAAAAAGAGAACTCGGTTCCGGTTTGAAAAATTTCAATTTGGATCTTAAAAAACTCATACTACCTCCGTTCCAAAATAGATGCAAATTTTTTGGATCTAAAAAAAActcatactacctccgtctcaaaaTAAATGCAAATAATGAGACGGAGATAGTATTTAAGCAATAATTGAACCAGACTAAATATGCCATTCAATTTGCAATTCAATACGATTTTACCCATGAAATTTTCAGGATAATATATCGAGCTCAGATTCGATTCAATAGTATTCTATGCCAACACTAGATGAACGTTATGGGCTTGTATTGGGTATCATTTGAAATGATCTGTTTTCAGGCAAGACATTGATAATAATACACGACAATGTACATTACAAAATAATTGAGGATATAAATCTTTTAACTCTTCTGTGATCTAACCTAGAAGAAGAGACGATAATATTTCCCCCATAGTTTTTTCAGATGTTTCGCCTTCTGTATCTACCTCCATGCCACCTTCGAGGACAGCCGCGTCCAAAACTAATTTTCTCTTTGCAATCTCATAAACATTTTCATCAACGGTACCCTTTGTCACTAGCctgtaataaatagataaataatacCAGCATAGCTTGTAAAAACCATCTACATCAAAATTCTAGAAATATTAACTTCAGATAATGAGATGAGAGGAGAGGTACCTGTATATCGTAACAGGCTTTGTTTGACCAATCCGATGACAACGATCTTCGGCTTGTCGGTCAATCTGGGGATTGAAATCCATATCATGGATGACAACAGTATCGGCCCCAGTCAAGTTTAAACCTTGGCCTCCTGCTCTTGTCGAAAGCAAGCACGCCGAAATAGATTTGTCGTTGTTGAACGTGTCTACTATAGTTTGTCTCTCTGTCACCTGTGTACTGCGCATAAAAGAAGAAGAATGTTTACTGGACAAGATTTCGATAgagttcaatatatatataatatgaagaaATGCTTTTTGTTAGAACCTTCCATCAAGCCGTCTATATGAAACCCCAATCACTTCCAATGTCCACTCTAAGATATCCAGCATCGATGTCCACTGGCTAAAAATCAAAACACGATGCCCATTTTTCTTCAGATACGGAAGAAGTTCACCCAATGCCTGCAAGCATACACAAGAGAGATTAGTGTATTTAGTACACACCAAAAGAATGCTTATGTATGTAGAATGTGTAGACAACAATGTACACATACCCGACATTTTGCTGATAACATAACATGTTCATCCGACAGACTTCCCTTAGTATCCTTGACGTCGTAATAAAGTAAAAGCTGTAATGTAAACTTACGTCAATGTGTGTAACAAGACAAATGGTAAGTTTTGTGGAAGAAAAATGTGAAGGACTGGTAAAAAAATAGAGTTCTGATGCATACGATTTTGGACAAATATAATGAAATTCAAGCGCTAATATTCTGTTGGCTAATTTTAGCATATTCCCTGTCAATCAGGGTCTTCTTCAGTTAACAAATATAACAGCATTCCTACAACCGCTTACACAACTCAAAGCATTGCAAAACGATATTCTACAGTTTAACCTGAAAGAATCAAAAGCATGAAGTATATATGGAGACATCCAATTTCAAACACTAGATCCAAACTCGTCTACTCTGAACCTTTATCACTTAAATTTTTGCTGGTCTGAACTACATATAGAGAGAAGTAGATAAAATGATTACCCTATGAATAGCATAGTCATTGTAACCCTTCAGCTCCTCTATTACCCTGTCCAACGTACATTCAAACCCAAATGCACCTAGTGGATGTAATTTTCTAGCAAAACGAACAACATCTTCATCACGGTATATTCGGCGCACCAATAATGGATGGTTGGCAATCTGAATAAAGAAAATGAAATAGATGAAAGCTTAGCAACAATCAAGGGAAGTAAGGAACacgaaaataagaaaaatatagtcTTTAATTCAAATCATGTCACCTTACGAAACTGAACAAAATAGTTGGATATTTGACGTTGAGGAAGAACTCCAATTATATTAGTAGAGTCAACCACTTTTAGCTTTTGCATACGAGCTCGTGAAGCTGCCCGATAATCTTCAATGGCTTCCGTGTATGCGTCTTCCTGCtgcttttccatagctacatacttAACCTGCACAATATTTCTCTTATCATATGACATAGGGAATAAACTGAACAGGAGCTGgtgaaaatttaaaatttaaatccAACCTCCTATCTAATATGGTACATATTTTGAACCAGATGATCGAGCACAAAAATTGTTTACCTGTTGTATCTTTGGAACAAGTTGCTGCATTACATCAGATTTTAAGCGCCTCAAGATAAAAGGCCCCAAAATGGTCTTCATGCGAACAATTAAATCTCTGTCTTCAGCGTTCATCAGTTTTTTGAGGTCCACATCTCCAGTGACAAAAAGATCAGGCAACATAAACTCAAGTAGTGACCATAGTTCCTGTACAAGAGGCAAAATATTCAAGTAACCACTAAATAGACCATTAATTAAGAAATCGATAGTCAATAATCGTAAAATTTTGTTTTACAAAAAGACAACTTTCAGAGTCAGAAAATAGAAACTTATTGCGAAGCAACAAAATGCCTTCCCCCTAAATGGTTTACCCATTACTGAGAACGCTGTGCATGCTTGGCCTCAAGGCAGTATTCAAAGTTACATAACCTACAGTCAAGTGATATGACCTAAGAAATCTATTAGTTCTGATATTGAAAAGACTTAGATTCCACTGACACGAGTCACACGACAGACATGTTTCATGTCTAAAACTAAAAACAACTTTGTTATTAGAATCTTACATGCAGATCGTTTTGTAAGGGCGTCCCAGTAAGCATGAGGCGCTGGTTCGCAGTTTGGGCAACAGACATCAAATTTTTCCATCTGTAGCTGTTTCTATCTTTTAGAGCATGAGCCTCGTCCATTATCACACAGCTCCACCGCCAACGCCTCAGAATTTTACGGTCATCTTTTTGCTGGGCACTACAAATACAATTGAAATTAGAAACAAAAGTTAAAAATTGCATGTGCATTCACAGAGAGACGCAATAAAACAAACCTGTGTCGTTCAAACAACGAGTAGCACACGAGAATCACATCAAATGGACACGGCAATCCAGCTCTGGTCAAAGAGCTCAGTTCTTTTGAATATGCTGATCTGTTTGCTCCATGATATTGGAGCACAGAAAATGAAGGACACCATTTTTTAAGTTCTCTTTCCCAGTTTTCTAAAACAGAAGCTGGGCATACAATTAAATGTGGCCCAGGGTCCTTGTTCAAGTGTTTCAACAAGGTTATATATGTAATTGCCTGGTGCAAGGAAAATTAAGAACGTTACATTGTATTCCCAGATCAATAATGCAAATGATTAGGCAAGCTTGAGATACCTGAATAGTCTTCCCAAGTCCCATCTCATCTGCTAATATGGCTGCACAGGATGGGTGATTCAATAATCATTGTTCGAATTACAGAGCATACTGAAAGCATCTAGAAGTCTACTTGGTGCATATGCATACAAGAAACTATTGTCTTAACACGCTCGTGACATCAAAACACAGCAGGATTCACAACATTCAAACTTTGACCATGATATCATAATATGGAGTGCAAACTCAAATGCTTATAAACCATGGCAGACACCCTACATAAAAAAATCCAGCTACAATGGTTGTAAGGATTTTAACCCTTGTAGGGAGTTCATAAAACCAAAAGATATCAAATGTGAAAGACATTATACTAGTGAAAAAGACAGAGGATTTCCATTGATCACTGAAAGACATTTCAGGTTTAAATTCATAAAGCAAGTTTTTCATAATTAACCCTGTGTATATCAGTATCGATACTTTCAAACCTTTCCCGAAATTATAACGCTACTGATGATTATTTATAGATAAAACTCTATGGAAAATACACAGCAACAAAAAGAAACGGTGGACAATGTACCTCCGCCCACACGTTTTCGAtacagaagaagaagaaagttgACACCCACTAGCTGGTATGGCTTGAGAATAGGTTGAAAATCTGAATCCTCTGCCTGGCATGCTTCATTGATATCATCCTATAAGAAAACCCGAATATCACTTCACTATGAATCATTAATAGAGACAGTTATATACTCAGCATCAATGCAAAACATGCCATAAGGCAGAGTTACTCAAGTCTATGTGACATACAGTGGTAAAGCTGCTACAAAATACAGAAATGAAATTGGATAAAAATTCTAATGGGCCTCATTCTTCCGGAAATAGAAGCAAGACAGAACCAATACCCAGAAACAAAATTATCGCCCTTCAACATAACATGCAGTGAAGATACACAATGCCTTCATTACTTGCCGCAAAAAGTAAAAAAATTCAGTGATTGTGAATGTTACCAGTCTATCAAATTCCGCAACATTTTGATTCAGTAAAGCATCATCATTTTTTATGTGCATAATCGATAATCTACAAGAGGAAACAAACTCCAAGCAAAGCTGAGCTACAATCATCACCTGAGTTACAATCCTGATGGAAGAAGACTCTACTTCAGCATACCGATCACAAGCAGTCAGTGAGGAACCATACAGCTCTCTCCTCAgctcctctgatattttggagcaCTTTTGCAACGCCTTCCCTACCACATCGTCGTCGTCTTCTTCCTCCACCTCCTCCTCTTCCTCTTCACTCGTCTCTAACTCAAACACCTCAGTAAAAGCCGGGTTACCCTCCGTTCCCTCTACCACTCCCTCATTCTCCTCCTCGTCATCGTCCACTATAAACCTCCGCGTCGTGCGACTAGGCCTCATCTCTTccacctcatcctcaatttcatcCTCTAAATTGTGATTACTTCCATTTCCTTGCAAAGAATTAGTGAATATCCCTGGTGTGATTTCGACGCAGTCATCTTCTTCGTAATTACTAGTGTTGGGTTTCTTTGACTTGAAAGAGAATGACTCAATTGCTGGTGGTGGTGGCGGGATAGGGTTCTGCTTGAAGACTCGTGAAGGCTTGAAGTCCTGATGTTCCTCCCACTCCTCGTCGGAGATT is from Rutidosis leptorrhynchoides isolate AG116_Rl617_1_P2 unplaced genomic scaffold, CSIRO_AGI_Rlap_v1 contig26, whole genome shotgun sequence and encodes:
- the LOC139882360 gene encoding LOW QUALITY PROTEIN: protein CHROMATIN REMODELING 19-like (The sequence of the model RefSeq protein was modified relative to this genomic sequence to represent the inferred CDS: inserted 2 bases in 1 codon; substituted 1 base at 1 genomic stop codon); this encodes MKRVFDEISDEEWEEHQDFKPSRVFKQNPIPPPPPAIESFSFKSKKPNTSNYEEDDCVEITPGIFTNSLQGNGSNHNLEDEIEDEVEEMRPSRTTRRFIVDDDEEENEGVVEGTEDEXRGRGGGGGRRXDDDVVGKALQKCSKISEELRRELYGSSLTACDRYAEVESSSIRIVTQDDINEACQAEDSDFQPILKPYQLVGVNFLLLLYRKRVGGAILADEMGLGKTIQAITYITLLKHLNKDPGPHLIVCPASVLENWERELKKWCPSFSVLQYHGANRSAYSKELSSLTRAGLPCPFDVILVCYSLFERHSAQQKDDRKILRRWRWSCVIMDEAHALKDRNSYRWKNLMSVAQTANQRLMLTGTPLQNDLHELWSLLEFMLPDLFVTGDVDLKKLMNAEDRDLIVRMKTILGPFILRRLKSDVMQQLVPKIQQVKYVAMEKQQEDAYTEAIEDYRAASRARMQKLKVVDSTNIIGVLPQRQISNYFVQFRKIANHPLLVRRIYRDEDVVRFARKLHPLGAFGFECTLDRVIEELKGYNDYAIHRLLLYYDVKDTKGSLSDEHVMLSAKCRALGELLPYLKKNGHRVLIFSQWTSMLDILEWTLEVIGVSYRRLDGSTQVTERQTIVDTFNNDKSISACLLSTRAGGQGLNLTGADTVVIHDMDFNPQIDRQAEDRCHRIGQTKPVTIYRLVTKGTVDENVYEIAKRKLVLDAAVLEGGMEVDTEGETSEKTMGEILSSLLLG